A region of Pirellulales bacterium DNA encodes the following proteins:
- the cheB gene encoding chemotaxis-specific protein-glutamate methyltransferase CheB → MRIAIVNDLALAREVLRRIVLSAPEHTIAWLAENGAEAVRRAAQDRPDIILMDLVMPVMDGVEATRQIMAATPCPILLVTSSVTGNLNQVYAAMGEGGLDAVNTPTFGPDGKVRDGEAILARIAKLARTQQFSTLRAEPSKLFSAHSATSENVPSQPRPSIVALGASTGGPEAVAQILSALPPDCPAAVLVVQHIAAEFAPGLASWLASRSRLPVRLARQRDEPTPGIVLLAGTDDNLVLQRDQRLSYTSEPANYPYRPSIDALFSSLARYWPGSGVAVLLTGMGSDGARGMQLLQQASWYTVAQDQATSVVYGMPKAAVDLKAVRQCLPLADIAAEITVQLARQQSARSRA, encoded by the coding sequence ATGCGTATCGCAATTGTCAACGACCTGGCCCTGGCACGCGAAGTATTGCGTCGCATCGTGCTCTCTGCGCCCGAGCATACCATCGCCTGGCTGGCCGAAAACGGCGCCGAAGCCGTGCGCCGCGCAGCCCAGGATCGCCCCGACATTATTCTGATGGACCTGGTCATGCCGGTGATGGACGGCGTCGAAGCCACGCGGCAAATCATGGCCGCCACGCCTTGCCCGATCTTGCTTGTTACCTCGAGCGTGACGGGCAACCTCAACCAGGTTTATGCCGCGATGGGCGAGGGAGGGCTGGACGCCGTGAACACACCGACGTTCGGTCCGGACGGCAAGGTCCGAGACGGCGAGGCGATCTTGGCGCGAATCGCCAAGCTAGCGCGCACGCAGCAGTTTTCCACTCTGCGCGCGGAGCCCAGCAAATTATTCAGTGCCCACTCTGCCACTTCGGAAAACGTTCCGTCGCAACCGCGGCCCTCGATAGTCGCGTTGGGCGCGTCGACGGGTGGTCCCGAGGCGGTCGCACAGATCTTGTCCGCGTTGCCGCCAGACTGTCCGGCGGCCGTGCTGGTCGTTCAACATATTGCCGCCGAGTTTGCCCCGGGTCTGGCAAGCTGGTTGGCGAGCCGATCGCGGCTTCCGGTTCGGCTCGCTCGGCAACGCGACGAGCCTACGCCCGGGATCGTGCTGCTGGCTGGTACGGACGACAATCTAGTGCTGCAGCGCGATCAGCGTCTGAGCTATACGTCGGAGCCGGCCAATTACCCATATCGGCCGTCGATCGATGCGTTATTCTCCAGCCTGGCACGTTACTGGCCTGGCAGTGGTGTCGCTGTGCTGCTCACCGGCATGGGATCAGACGGGGCGCGGGGGATGCAGCTGTTGCAACAAGCCAGTTGGTACACGGTCGCGCAAGATCAGGCGACGAGCGTCGTCTACGGCATGCCCAAAGCAGCGGTCGATCTCAAGGCGGTCCGCCAATGTCTGCCGCTCGCCGACATCGCCGCGGAAATCACCGTGCAACTTGCCCGGCAGCAAAGTGCCCGCTCGCGCGCCTGA